A stretch of Podospora bellae-mahoneyi strain CBS 112042 chromosome 5, whole genome shotgun sequence DNA encodes these proteins:
- a CDS encoding hypothetical protein (COG:G; EggNog:ENOG503NX4R) produces MICIYLGVNSSDRPSTTSSSPFSRSIPSFQVHGHGAGLVSQAHTVLTCHSVIFRASGSNLPAMTTPDKSHPAHGPTAAAAAAAALATDEISPAPITDTPTDKATTFLQAHAQTDTTFTCDEERHVLRRIDTRILPLLLGAYFFQQLDKSSLSYVSIFGITEDAKLVGQQYSWLGSILYIAQLVMQPLAAFILVKFPNGKVIASAIFLWGSSQAIMAACTSFPSLLGLRFVLGSFEAMIAPSCIAVTQMWWRRGEQTLRTSYWNAMNGITAIVGSLFTYGLGHIESGVMFKYQIIFLFCGLLTVVYAGVVLAFMPDSPMEAKYLTEREKVIAVERLRANQMGVSSGKWRWEHVWESLLDLKTWCWFVIIVAISIVSGGIGTFGSLIVKSFGYTKFEAILFNIPFGAIQFIVIIASGWVATRFKHKGLTIAAVCVLPIVGTIIMLTVPREQKGVLLFGYYLVSCMAAITPLIYAWQAQNTGGDTKKKCTSGMVFIGMCTGNIIGPLLYSVDHAPLYRPGLISNLIMLVLVAALAILIPFYLMYLNRRHAKRREELGKNAVLVDESMFGKGQVESGKAAELEEAGTGVKPKALEEDNALRDMTDVKNEDFIYVY; encoded by the exons GACATGGTGCCGGTCTGGTTTCACAAGCTCATACAGTCCTCACTTGTCACTCGGTCATTTTCAGAGCCTCAGGGTCGAATCTGCCAGCAATGACCACCCCAGATAAATCTCACCCAGCCCATGggccaacagcagcagcagcagcagcagcagcactcGCAACGGACGAAATCAGCCCTGCCCCCATTACAGACACCCCCACTGACAAagccaccaccttcctccaaGCCCACGCCCAAACCGACACGACCTTCACCTGCGACGAAGAGCGCCACGTCCTCCGCCGCATCGACACGcgcatcctccccctcctcctcggcgcctACTTCTTCCAACAGCTCGACAAATCCTCCCTGTCATACGTCTCCATCTTCGGCATCACCGAAGACGCCAAGCTCGTCGGGCAGCAGTACTCATGGCTCGGCTCGATCCTTTACATCGCCCAGCTGGTGATGCAGCCCCTCGCCGCTTTCATCTTGGTCAAGTTCCCCAACGGGAAAGTCATCGCCTCTGCTATCTTCCTGTGGGGTTCCTCACAGGCCATCATGGCTGCTTGTACCAGCTTCCCGTCTTTGCTCGGACTCCGCTTCGTGCTGGGCAGCTTCGAGGCCATGATCGCACCGAGCTGCATCGCCGTCACGCagatgtggtggaggaggggggagcagaCGCTGCGGACGAGTTACTGGAATGCGATGAACGGGATCACCGCGATAGTCGGGAGCCTGTTTACCTATGGGCTGGGACATATCGAGAGTGGGGTGATGTTCAAGTACCAGATCATTTTTCTGTTTTGTGGGTTGTTGACGGTGGTGTATGCGGGGGTCGTGCTGGCTTTTATGCCGGATTCGCCGATGGAGGCCAAGTATTTGACCGAGAGGGAAAAGGTGATtgcggtggagaggttgagggcgaaCCAGATGGGGGTGTCGAGCGGGAAGTGGAGGTGGGAGCATGTGTGGGAGAGTTTGCTGGATTTGAAgacttggtgttggtttgTCATTATTGTTGCGATTTC GATTGTGAGCGGTGGTATTGGAACTTTTGGCAGTCTCATCGTCAAATCGTTTGGATACACCAAGTTCGAGGCCATCTTGTTCAACATCCCGTTTGGGGCTATCCAGTTCATTGTCATCATTGCCTCGGGATGGGTCGCCACGAGGTTCAAGCACAAGGGACTGACGATTGCGGCGGTCTGCGTGTTGCCCATTGTGGGCACGATTATCATGTTGACTGTCCCTCGCGAACAGAaaggggtgttgttgtttgggtACTACTTGGTGTCATGCATGGCTGCCATCACGCCGTTGATTTACGCGTGGCAGGCGCAGAACACTGGAGGTgacaccaagaagaagtGCACGTCTGGCATGGTCTTCATCGGGATGTGTACTGGTAACATTATCGGCCCACTGCTGTATTCTGTCGATCATGCCCCTTTATATCGACCGGGCTTGATATCTAATCTCAtcatgttggtgttggtagCCGCGCTAGCGAT ACTCATCCCATTCTACCTCATGTACCTGAACCGCCGGCACGCCAAGCGTCGGGAAGAGTTGGGAAAGAATGCCGTGCTTGTTGACGAGTCCATGTTTGGAAAAGGTCAAGTGGAAAGCGGCAAGGCGGCAGAGCTTGAGGAGGCAGGTACTGGCGTAAAGCCAAAGGCGCTGGAAGAGGACAATGCTTTACGGGACATGACCGACGTCAAGAACGAAGACTTCATCTATGTGTATTAG